In one window of Desulfovibrio inopinatus DSM 10711 DNA:
- a CDS encoding DnaJ family domain-containing protein, translated as MLKAFADIAEERIRQSMENGDFYNLEGQGKPLSYDDDSMVPEDLRMAYKILKNSGHAPPEIQEEKEIITMMDLLSNCQDERERYRQIQKLNIMITQFNIRYGRAVNFEKDQVYYEKIIQKVPIIKHR; from the coding sequence ATGTTGAAAGCTTTTGCCGACATTGCTGAAGAACGTATCCGCCAATCCATGGAGAATGGGGACTTCTATAATCTTGAAGGGCAAGGCAAACCGTTGAGCTACGACGATGACTCTATGGTTCCTGAAGATTTGCGCATGGCGTATAAAATACTGAAAAACTCTGGACACGCACCGCCGGAAATCCAGGAAGAAAAAGAAATCATAACCATGATGGACTTGTTGTCGAACTGCCAAGACGAACGAGAACGATATCGCCAAATCCAAAAATTAAACATCATGATCACACAGTTCAATATTCGTTATGGCCGTGCGGTCAATTTTGAAAAAGACCAAGTGTATTATGAGAAAATCATTCAAAAAGTCCCCATCATAAAACATCGCTGA
- a CDS encoding ABC-type transport auxiliary lipoprotein family protein has product MTRLFLAILFSILTTGCFGQPGVQQFLRIEAVKSPCIQTRTAHDTMIAVKPFAVFDYLDRLAVLVGEHGVYTPSLEWYWEGSPSEMITGALVAALNCQPGFFARTPYSPSMPHDLVLSGRVESFAVHTEASLFFQVRFHYDVYTKRGTTWLMADDVDVRVPVRALNPVDIAESARQALNKATTNAANSFAHAMTQEISDDL; this is encoded by the coding sequence ATGACACGACTCTTTCTTGCTATTCTCTTTTCCATTCTGACAACGGGCTGCTTTGGTCAACCCGGAGTGCAACAATTCCTTCGTATCGAAGCCGTCAAATCACCATGTATCCAGACGCGCACCGCACACGATACCATGATTGCCGTAAAGCCTTTCGCCGTGTTTGATTATCTCGACCGTTTAGCTGTCTTAGTTGGTGAACATGGCGTTTATACACCGAGTTTGGAATGGTATTGGGAAGGGTCGCCCAGCGAAATGATTACGGGTGCACTGGTTGCCGCACTCAATTGTCAACCTGGATTTTTTGCCAGAACTCCTTATTCACCGAGCATGCCACACGATCTTGTTCTTTCGGGACGTGTAGAATCGTTCGCTGTTCATACCGAAGCAAGCCTGTTTTTTCAGGTTCGATTTCACTACGACGTATATACAAAGCGCGGGACGACATGGTTGATGGCAGACGACGTCGATGTACGCGTTCCCGTTCGTGCCCTTAATCCGGTAGATATCGCCGAATCTGCACGACAAGCCCTAAACAAAGCGACAACAAATGCAGCAAACTCTTTCGCGCATGCAATGACACAGGAAATATCAGACGATTTGTAA